In Pseudomonas sp. MYb327, one DNA window encodes the following:
- a CDS encoding PLD nuclease N-terminal domain-containing protein: protein MQIETTWVVLAAVLLLIELWAINRLRKSEGKASTKGVWMVVIVFVPLIGLILWALTGPKHITHNPDPAQARQ, encoded by the coding sequence ATGCAGATCGAGACAACGTGGGTCGTACTGGCAGCCGTTCTTCTGCTTATCGAATTGTGGGCCATTAACCGGTTGCGCAAAAGCGAAGGGAAAGCGAGCACCAAAGGGGTGTGGATGGTGGTGATCGTGTTTGTACCGCTGATTGGCCTGATTCTGTGGGCCCTGACAGGTCCGAAGCACATTACGCACAACCCGGATCCAGCACAGGCCCGACAATAA
- a CDS encoding sugar ABC transporter substrate-binding protein, translating to MQPTVKALLALTCMTLSSVSLGAQTLTIATVNNSDMIRMQKLSKTFEAEHPDIKLNWVVLEENVLRQRLTTDIATQGGQFDVLTIGMYEAALWGAKGWLEPMKDLTASYALDDVFPSVREGLSVKGSLYALPFYAESSITYYRTDLFKDAGLTMPERPTWTQIADFAGKLTNKDKEQYGICLRGKAGWGENMALITTVANAFGARWFDEKWQPEFNGAEWKNALNFYVDTMKKSGPPGASSNGFNENLALFNSGKCAIWVDASVAGSFVTDKTQSKVSDNVGFTYAPHEVTDKGSAWLYSWALAIPTSSKAKDAAKTFSAWATSREYGALVAEKDGIANVPPGTRASTYSDAYLSAAPFAKVTLESLKTADPSQPTLKPVPYIGIQLVTIPEFQGIGTQVGKSFSAALIGQTTVDQALAAAQQTTEREMKRAGYPK from the coding sequence ATGCAACCGACTGTAAAAGCTCTGCTTGCCCTCACCTGCATGACCCTCAGCAGCGTCAGCCTTGGCGCCCAGACCCTGACCATCGCCACCGTCAACAACAGCGACATGATTCGCATGCAAAAGCTCTCGAAAACCTTCGAGGCCGAGCATCCGGACATCAAGCTCAACTGGGTGGTACTCGAAGAAAACGTCCTGCGTCAGCGCCTGACCACCGACATCGCCACTCAGGGCGGGCAGTTCGACGTGTTGACCATCGGCATGTACGAAGCGGCACTGTGGGGCGCGAAAGGTTGGCTGGAGCCGATGAAGGACCTGACGGCCAGTTACGCCCTCGACGACGTGTTCCCGTCGGTGCGCGAAGGCTTGTCGGTGAAAGGTTCGCTGTACGCCCTGCCGTTCTACGCGGAAAGCTCGATCACTTATTACCGCACCGACCTGTTCAAGGACGCCGGCCTGACCATGCCAGAGCGCCCGACCTGGACGCAGATCGCCGATTTCGCCGGCAAACTCACCAACAAGGACAAAGAACAGTACGGTATCTGCCTGCGCGGCAAGGCCGGCTGGGGCGAAAACATGGCGCTGATCACCACCGTCGCCAACGCCTTTGGTGCACGGTGGTTCGACGAGAAGTGGCAGCCTGAATTCAACGGGGCCGAGTGGAAAAACGCGCTGAATTTCTACGTCGACACCATGAAAAAATCCGGTCCTCCGGGTGCGTCGAGCAACGGTTTCAACGAAAACCTGGCGCTGTTCAACAGCGGCAAATGCGCGATCTGGGTCGATGCCAGCGTCGCCGGCTCGTTCGTCACCGACAAGACCCAGAGCAAGGTCAGCGACAACGTCGGCTTTACCTATGCACCCCACGAGGTCACCGACAAAGGTTCGGCCTGGCTGTATTCCTGGGCACTGGCGATTCCAACGAGTTCCAAGGCCAAGGACGCGGCAAAAACCTTCAGCGCCTGGGCGACTTCCCGGGAATACGGGGCGCTGGTTGCAGAAAAAGACGGCATCGCCAACGTGCCGCCAGGTACCCGGGCCTCCACTTACAGCGACGCCTACTTGAGCGCCGCGCCCTTTGCCAAGGTCACGCTCGAATCGCTCAAGACGGCGGACCCGAGCCAGCCGACACTGAAACCCGTGCCTTACATCGGCATTCAGTTGGTGACCATTCCAGAATTCCAGGGCATCGGCACCCAGGTTGGCAAATCGTTCTCGGCGGCGCTGATCGGTCAGACCACGGTTGACCAGGCCCTGGCAGCCGCCCAGCAAACCACTGAACGAGAAATGAAGCGCGCCGGTTATCCAAAGTAA
- a CDS encoding mannitol dehydrogenase family protein → MKLNKQNLHRLAPEVVLPGYALSDTRQGIAHIGVGGFHRAHQAYYTDALMNTGEGLDWAICGVGLRAEDRRARDDLKKQDYLFTLFELGDSDDTEVRVIGAIRDMLLAEDDAQALIDKLASPEIRIVSLTITEGGYCIDDSNGEFMAHLPQIQHDLANPDAPKTVFGFLCAALAKRRAAGTPAFTLMSCDNLPHNGAVTRKALLAFAGLRDADLRDWIENHVSFPNAMVDRITPMTSTEHRLQLADKHAVDDAWPVVCEPFVQWVLEDKFVNGRPAWEKVGVQFTADVTPYEEMKIKLLNGSHLALTYLGFLKGYRFVHETMNDLLFVRYMRAYMDLDVTPQLSPVPGIDLTEYKNTLVARFSNQAIADQLERVCSDGSSKFPKFTVPTINRLIADRRETKRAALVVAAWSLYLKGVDENGDTFVVPDPRAAFCQALVLDDVLITQRLLAVEEIFGTSIPNSPEFVAAFEWCCNSLREVGVTRTLEKVLA, encoded by the coding sequence ATGAAACTCAACAAACAGAATCTGCACCGCCTCGCACCCGAGGTGGTCCTGCCCGGCTACGCCCTGAGCGACACCCGCCAAGGCATTGCGCACATCGGCGTAGGCGGTTTCCACCGCGCCCATCAGGCGTATTACACCGACGCGCTGATGAACACCGGCGAAGGCCTGGACTGGGCCATCTGCGGCGTCGGCCTGCGCGCCGAAGATCGTCGCGCCCGGGATGACCTGAAAAAACAGGATTACCTGTTTACCCTGTTCGAACTCGGCGATAGCGACGACACCGAAGTCCGGGTCATCGGTGCCATCCGCGACATGCTGTTGGCCGAAGATGATGCCCAGGCGCTGATCGACAAACTCGCCAGCCCCGAGATCCGCATCGTTTCGCTGACCATCACCGAAGGCGGCTACTGCATCGACGACAGCAACGGCGAGTTCATGGCCCACCTGCCGCAGATCCAACACGACCTGGCGAACCCGGATGCGCCGAAAACCGTGTTCGGTTTCCTCTGCGCCGCCCTGGCCAAACGCCGCGCAGCCGGCACGCCGGCGTTCACTTTGATGTCTTGCGATAACCTGCCGCACAACGGCGCGGTCACCCGCAAGGCGCTGTTGGCCTTCGCCGGCCTGCGTGATGCCGATTTGCGGGACTGGATCGAAAACCACGTGAGCTTCCCCAACGCCATGGTCGATCGCATCACGCCGATGACCAGCACCGAACATCGTCTGCAACTGGCGGACAAGCACGCCGTGGACGACGCCTGGCCGGTGGTCTGCGAACCCTTTGTGCAGTGGGTGCTGGAAGATAAATTCGTCAACGGCCGCCCGGCCTGGGAAAAGGTCGGCGTGCAGTTCACCGCCGACGTCACGCCTTACGAAGAGATGAAGATCAAGTTGCTCAACGGCAGTCACCTGGCCCTGACGTATTTGGGTTTCCTCAAGGGCTACCGCTTCGTCCACGAGACCATGAACGACCTGTTGTTCGTACGCTACATGCGCGCCTACATGGACCTGGACGTGACGCCGCAACTGTCGCCGGTACCGGGGATCGACCTGACCGAGTACAAAAACACTCTGGTGGCGCGTTTTTCCAATCAGGCGATTGCCGATCAACTGGAGCGCGTGTGTTCGGACGGTTCGTCGAAGTTTCCTAAGTTCACCGTGCCGACGATCAATCGTTTGATTGCCGATCGCCGGGAGACCAAGCGTGCGGCGCTGGTGGTGGCGGCGTGGTCACTGTATTTGAAGGGTGTTGATGAGAATGGCGATACCTTCGTCGTTCCTGACCCGAGGGCGGCGTTTTGTCAGGCGTTGGTGCTGGACGATGTGCTGATTACGCAGCGGTTGCTGGCCGTCGAGGAGATTTTCGGCACGTCGATTCCTAACTCGCCGGAATTCGTCGCGGCGTTTGAGTGGTGTTGCAACAGTTTGAGAGAGGTTGGGGTGACTCGGACGCTGGAGAAGGTTCTGGCCTGA
- a CDS encoding carbohydrate ABC transporter permease, whose translation MTLQQSRRLQSLLLGTLAWAVAIVIFFPIFWMVLTSFKTEIDAFATPPQFIFTPTLENYLHINERSDYFSFAWNSVVISFSATALCLLIAVPAAYSMAFYETQRTKGTLLWMLSTKMLPPVGVLMPIYLLAKSFGLLDTRISLIVIYTLINLPIVVWMIYTYFKDIPKDILEAARLDGATLWQEMVWVLLPIAKGGLASTVLLSLILCWNEAFWSLNLTSSKAAPLTALIASYSSPEGLFWAKLSAVSTLACAPILIFGWFSQKQLVRGLSFGAVK comes from the coding sequence ATGACCCTTCAACAATCCCGTCGTCTGCAAAGCCTGCTGCTGGGCACCCTGGCCTGGGCCGTCGCGATCGTGATTTTCTTCCCGATCTTCTGGATGGTGCTGACCAGTTTCAAGACCGAAATCGACGCCTTCGCCACACCGCCGCAGTTCATTTTTACTCCGACCCTGGAGAATTACCTGCACATCAACGAGCGCAGCGATTACTTCAGTTTCGCCTGGAACTCGGTGGTGATTTCCTTCAGCGCCACGGCCCTGTGCCTGCTGATCGCGGTGCCAGCGGCCTACTCGATGGCGTTTTACGAAACCCAGCGCACCAAGGGCACATTGCTGTGGATGCTCTCCACCAAGATGCTGCCGCCAGTGGGCGTACTGATGCCGATCTACTTGCTGGCCAAGAGTTTCGGTCTGCTCGACACGCGTATCTCGCTGATCGTGATCTACACGCTGATCAACCTGCCGATCGTGGTCTGGATGATTTACACCTACTTCAAGGACATCCCCAAGGACATCCTCGAAGCCGCACGGCTGGACGGCGCCACCCTGTGGCAGGAAATGGTCTGGGTACTGCTGCCGATCGCCAAGGGCGGCCTGGCGTCCACGGTGCTGCTGTCGCTGATCCTGTGCTGGAACGAAGCGTTCTGGTCGCTGAACCTGACCTCGTCCAAAGCCGCGCCGCTGACCGCGTTGATCGCCTCCTACTCAAGCCCCGAAGGGTTGTTCTGGGCCAAGTTGTCGGCCGTATCGACCCTGGCGTGCGCGCCGATCCTGATCTTCGGCTGGTTCAGCCAGAAACAACTGGTCCGCGGCCTGTCGTTTGGCGCCGTGAAATAG
- a CDS encoding ATPase: MKLSALLAFVAVFTGSVAATAPAFAADLSCHFPPITDSAAILQQAKSVGVLYSENTVNTQEYLENYHAVAVNGAKNPEMNSQISQAFVDSSDPQRAINWLMGSLQKQFTSVTVYDNLDAAVQAHPDVVVMLDTYSRLVSKRNNQVEARFVARFYDSNLQYIGQAEGSRAEQMPSVWVHGKSAPQIAAQINQQTELQVNALKQFDASLKTLVTAGKEDHVASN, encoded by the coding sequence ATGAAACTTTCAGCCCTGTTGGCGTTTGTCGCCGTATTCACCGGTAGCGTTGCCGCTACCGCACCGGCCTTTGCAGCCGATCTGTCCTGCCATTTCCCACCCATCACCGACAGCGCCGCCATTCTGCAGCAGGCGAAATCGGTGGGCGTGCTCTACAGCGAAAACACCGTTAATACTCAGGAATACCTTGAGAACTACCACGCCGTTGCGGTGAACGGAGCGAAAAACCCTGAGATGAATTCGCAAATCAGCCAGGCGTTCGTCGACAGCTCTGATCCACAGCGCGCAATCAATTGGTTGATGGGGTCGTTGCAGAAGCAATTCACCTCGGTCACCGTCTATGACAACCTCGACGCCGCAGTGCAGGCGCACCCGGATGTGGTGGTGATGCTCGACACCTACAGCCGCCTGGTGTCTAAACGCAACAACCAGGTTGAGGCACGGTTTGTCGCCAGGTTCTACGATTCGAACCTGCAATACATCGGCCAGGCAGAAGGTTCACGTGCTGAGCAGATGCCTTCGGTGTGGGTGCATGGCAAGTCCGCGCCGCAGATTGCTGCGCAGATCAACCAGCAAACCGAGTTGCAAGTGAACGCGTTGAAACAGTTTGATGCGTCGTTGAAAACACTGGTGACCGCGGGCAAAGAGGATCACGTCGCGTCGAATTGA
- the ugpC gene encoding sn-glycerol-3-phosphate ABC transporter ATP-binding protein UgpC, with product MANLKIKNLQKGFEGFSIIKGIDLEVNDKEFVVFVGPSGCGKSTLLRLIAGLEEVSGGSIELDGRDITEVSPAKRDLAMVFQTYALYPHMSVRKNMSFALDLAGVPKAEVEKKVGEAARILELGPMLERKPKQLSGGQRQRVAIGRAIVRNPKIFLFDEPLSNLDAALRVQMRLELLRLHKELQATMIYVTHDQVEAMTMADKVVVLNGGKIEQVGSPLDLYHQPANLFVAGFLGTPKMGFLKGKVSRVDGQGCEVQLDAGTRISLPLSGANLSVGGAVTLGIRPEHLELAKPGDCTLQVTADVSERLGSDTFCHVLTASGEALTLRVRGDLASRYGETLSLHLDANHCHLFDADGVALTRPLRVAA from the coding sequence ATGGCCAACCTGAAAATCAAGAATCTGCAAAAAGGCTTCGAAGGTTTTTCCATCATCAAGGGCATCGACCTGGAAGTGAACGACAAGGAATTCGTGGTCTTCGTCGGTCCGTCGGGTTGCGGCAAATCCACGCTGTTGCGCTTGATTGCCGGGCTGGAAGAAGTCAGCGGCGGCAGCATCGAACTCGATGGCCGTGACATCACCGAAGTCAGCCCGGCCAAGCGCGACCTGGCGATGGTGTTCCAGACTTACGCCTTGTACCCGCACATGAGCGTGCGCAAAAACATGTCGTTTGCCCTCGACCTGGCCGGTGTACCGAAAGCTGAAGTCGAGAAAAAAGTCGGCGAAGCGGCGCGTATTCTAGAGCTTGGACCGATGCTCGAACGCAAGCCGAAGCAACTGTCCGGCGGGCAGCGTCAGCGCGTTGCTATTGGCCGGGCAATCGTGCGCAACCCGAAAATCTTCCTGTTCGACGAACCACTGTCCAACCTCGACGCCGCCCTGCGGGTGCAGATGCGACTTGAGCTGTTGCGCCTGCACAAAGAGTTGCAAGCCACGATGATCTACGTGACCCACGACCAGGTCGAAGCCATGACCATGGCCGATAAAGTCGTGGTGCTCAATGGCGGCAAAATCGAGCAAGTCGGCTCGCCGCTGGATCTGTACCACCAGCCCGCCAACCTGTTTGTCGCCGGTTTTCTCGGCACGCCGAAAATGGGCTTCCTCAAGGGCAAAGTCAGCCGGGTCGACGGGCAAGGCTGCGAGGTGCAACTGGACGCCGGCACCCGCATCAGCCTGCCGCTGAGCGGCGCCAACCTCAGCGTTGGCGGCGCGGTCACTTTGGGTATTCGCCCGGAACACCTCGAGCTGGCGAAACCGGGCGACTGCACCTTGCAAGTCACGGCCGATGTCAGCGAACGCCTGGGCAGCGACACTTTCTGCCATGTGCTGACCGCTTCCGGCGAAGCCTTGACCCTGCGCGTTCGTGGCGATCTGGCCAGCCGCTACGGCGAAACGCTAAGCCTGCACCTGGACGCCAATCACTGCCATTTATTCGATGCTGACGGCGTGGCGCTGACCCGCCCGTTGCGCGTCGCTGCCTGA
- a CDS encoding sugar ABC transporter permease, with product MEIPQPLRKSRLSNPGWFLVSPSVALLLLWMIVPLGMTVYFSTIRYNLLNPGENEFVGLENFTYFLTDSGFMPGATNTLLLVGSVLLISVVFGVLISALLEASDFLGRGIVRVMLISPFFIMPTVGALIWKNLIFHPVSGILAYVWKLFGAQPVDWLAHYPLLSIIIIVSWQWLPFAILILMTAMQSLDQEQKEAARLDGAGPVAIFWHLTLPHLARPIAVVVMIETIFLLSVFAEIFTTTNGGPGYASTNLAYLIYNQALVQFDVGMASAGGLIAVVIANIAAIVLVRMIGKNLTDKA from the coding sequence ATGGAAATCCCTCAACCGCTGCGCAAGAGCCGGTTGAGCAATCCCGGCTGGTTTCTGGTCAGCCCTTCGGTGGCATTGTTGCTGCTGTGGATGATCGTGCCGCTGGGCATGACCGTTTACTTCTCGACGATTCGCTACAACCTGCTCAATCCCGGCGAAAACGAGTTCGTCGGTTTGGAGAACTTCACCTACTTCCTGACGGACTCCGGGTTCATGCCCGGCGCCACGAACACCTTGTTGCTGGTCGGTAGCGTGCTGCTGATCAGCGTGGTGTTCGGGGTGTTGATCAGCGCCTTGCTCGAAGCCAGCGATTTTCTCGGGCGGGGCATCGTGCGGGTAATGCTGATCTCGCCGTTTTTCATCATGCCTACCGTCGGTGCGCTGATCTGGAAGAACCTGATTTTCCATCCGGTGTCGGGGATTCTCGCCTACGTCTGGAAACTGTTCGGCGCGCAACCGGTGGACTGGCTGGCGCACTACCCGTTGCTGTCGATCATCATCATTGTCTCGTGGCAATGGCTGCCTTTCGCGATCCTGATCCTGATGACGGCCATGCAGTCCCTCGACCAGGAACAAAAAGAAGCCGCACGCCTCGACGGCGCTGGCCCCGTCGCAATCTTCTGGCACCTGACCCTGCCGCACCTGGCGCGGCCGATTGCGGTGGTGGTGATGATCGAAACCATCTTCCTGCTCTCGGTATTCGCCGAAATCTTCACCACCACCAATGGCGGTCCCGGCTACGCCTCGACCAACCTCGCCTACCTGATCTACAACCAGGCACTGGTGCAGTTCGACGTCGGCATGGCGTCCGCGGGCGGGCTGATTGCGGTGGTAATTGCCAACATCGCGGCCATCGTGCTGGTGCGGATGATCGGCAAAAACCTGACAGACAAAGCCTGA
- a CDS encoding serine hydrolase domain-containing protein yields the protein MLFALVSKGTLLTPEQPDTTVPWWSFTKTVLAAAALSLVRDRLINLDDTVPEGPFTLRQLLRHEAGLADYSELAEYHAAVACNEAPWPADEMLQRLDASRLRYTPGEGWRYSNVGYLFVARLIERITGLPLEDALKQQVFAPLGVSRVRLAKTRADLARVNMGCASAYDPAWVYHGLLVGPLAEAALCLNRLLGGDLLPQTLLQDMQTIRKLGGPISGRPWTSPGYGLGLMCGGVENQRILSGHTGAGPGSVVAVYHADHGNDAKTCAVFCEGNDEGAVEAQAVRFLYEYVDG from the coding sequence ATGCTTTTTGCCCTTGTATCGAAAGGCACCCTTCTCACGCCTGAACAGCCGGATACAACGGTGCCCTGGTGGAGCTTCACCAAAACCGTGCTCGCAGCGGCAGCCTTGTCACTGGTGCGGGACCGGTTGATCAATCTGGACGATACGGTGCCTGAAGGCCCGTTCACCCTGCGTCAATTGCTACGGCACGAAGCCGGGCTGGCGGACTATTCCGAACTTGCTGAATACCACGCTGCTGTTGCCTGCAATGAAGCGCCGTGGCCGGCGGATGAAATGCTGCAACGACTCGATGCTTCCCGATTGCGCTACACGCCGGGCGAAGGTTGGCGATATTCCAACGTTGGATACCTGTTTGTTGCAAGGCTGATCGAACGCATTACGGGCCTTCCACTGGAAGACGCATTGAAACAACAGGTGTTTGCTCCCCTCGGAGTGTCCCGTGTTCGCCTGGCAAAAACGCGCGCCGATCTGGCACGCGTGAACATGGGCTGCGCATCCGCCTACGATCCGGCCTGGGTCTATCACGGTTTGTTGGTCGGCCCTCTCGCCGAGGCAGCCCTTTGCCTGAACCGCCTATTGGGCGGCGACTTGCTGCCACAAACCCTGCTGCAGGACATGCAAACGATCCGGAAACTCGGTGGGCCAATATCCGGCCGGCCGTGGACGTCTCCAGGTTATGGCCTCGGCCTTATGTGCGGTGGTGTGGAAAATCAACGGATCTTGAGCGGCCACACCGGCGCCGGGCCGGGCAGTGTCGTGGCGGTTTATCACGCTGATCATGGAAACGACGCCAAGACTTGCGCCGTGTTCTGCGAGGGTAACGATGAAGGCGCTGTAGAAGCTCAAGCGGTGCGCTTTTTATACGAATACGTGGACGGGTGA
- a CDS encoding cupin domain-containing protein translates to MDTGSRLKLVRESYKLSQRELARRSGVTNATISLIEQNRVSPSVSSLKKLLEGIPMSLADFFTFDQPPREHQYVFRANEQPDLGRHGLRLLLIGASVPSRQMRLLREQYAPGASSGEEPIVHSEGEECGLVTRGTVELTVDGQISVLSAGDGYYFPTTLPHRFRNIGQDEAEIISANTPANF, encoded by the coding sequence ATGGACACGGGCTCACGACTCAAACTAGTACGCGAAAGCTACAAACTCTCCCAGCGCGAGCTGGCCCGGCGTAGCGGCGTCACCAATGCCACCATCTCCCTGATTGAACAGAATCGCGTCAGTCCTTCAGTCAGTTCACTGAAAAAGCTGCTCGAGGGCATTCCCATGTCCCTCGCGGACTTCTTCACCTTCGACCAACCGCCGCGCGAGCACCAATACGTCTTTCGCGCCAACGAACAGCCCGATCTCGGCCGTCACGGCCTGCGCCTGCTGCTGATCGGGGCGTCCGTACCGAGTCGACAAATGCGTTTGCTACGTGAGCAGTACGCACCCGGCGCGAGTTCCGGGGAAGAGCCGATTGTGCACTCAGAAGGTGAAGAATGCGGGTTGGTGACGCGGGGCACGGTTGAGTTGACCGTAGATGGGCAGATCAGTGTGTTGAGCGCCGGGGATGGTTACTACTTTCCGACGACGTTGCCGCACCGTTTTCGCAACATTGGCCAGGACGAGGCGGAAATCATCAGCGCCAATACGCCCGCGAACTTCTGA
- the xylB gene encoding xylulokinase, translating to MANPQLFLGIDCGTQGTKAVILDAVSGQVLGQGSAAHKLISGANGRREQDTTQWLDAFTLATRRALLAANIDGQDILGIGVSGQQHGLVLLDDQGRVLRPAKLWCDTETTAQNDRLLKHLGGEQGSLERLGVVIAPGYTVSKLLWTQEQHPDVFARIARMLLPHDYLNFWLTGRSCSEYGDASGTGYFNVRTRQWDLQLLRDIDPSGRLQAALPELIDAHQAVGTLLPGIAEHLGINPRALVSSGGGDNMMGAIGTGNIKPGAITMSLGSSGTVYAYAEQPKVSPDAAVATFCSSSGGWLPLICTMNLTNATGMIRELFDLDIEHFNALVAQAPIGAEGVSILPFFNGERVPALPHATGSVLGLTMSNLTQANLCRAVVEGTTFGLRFGLDLLHHNGLQSRSICLIGGGSQSPVWRQIVADTMNMKVVCPEQSEAAALGAAIQAAWCKSWASGNEDSLADLCERCVKLDLASETLPIAENVAATRLAYERYQQHVATL from the coding sequence ATGGCAAACCCACAACTCTTCCTCGGCATCGACTGCGGCACCCAAGGCACCAAAGCGGTCATCCTTGATGCCGTCAGCGGACAGGTGCTGGGCCAGGGCTCTGCCGCGCACAAGCTGATCAGCGGCGCCAATGGTCGCCGCGAACAAGACACCACGCAGTGGCTGGACGCATTCACTCTTGCTACCCGTCGTGCGTTGCTGGCAGCCAACATCGATGGCCAGGACATCCTCGGCATCGGTGTTTCCGGCCAGCAACATGGCTTGGTGCTGCTCGACGATCAAGGCCGGGTCCTGCGCCCGGCCAAGCTCTGGTGCGACACCGAAACCACAGCGCAAAACGATCGCCTGCTCAAACACCTGGGCGGTGAACAAGGCTCGCTGGAGCGCTTGGGCGTGGTCATCGCGCCCGGGTACACGGTCTCTAAATTGCTCTGGACCCAGGAGCAGCACCCCGACGTGTTCGCCCGAATCGCACGCATGCTGCTGCCCCACGACTATCTGAACTTCTGGCTCACCGGCCGCAGTTGCAGCGAGTACGGCGATGCCTCGGGCACGGGTTATTTCAACGTGCGCACCCGCCAATGGGATTTGCAGCTGTTGCGCGACATCGACCCCAGCGGCCGCCTGCAAGCGGCGTTGCCGGAGCTGATCGATGCTCATCAGGCCGTCGGCACGCTGCTGCCGGGCATCGCCGAACACCTGGGCATCAATCCCCGCGCGCTGGTGTCCAGCGGCGGCGGCGACAACATGATGGGCGCCATCGGCACCGGCAACATCAAACCCGGCGCGATCACCATGAGCCTCGGCTCGTCGGGCACGGTGTACGCTTACGCCGAGCAACCGAAAGTCAGCCCGGACGCCGCGGTCGCTACGTTCTGTTCCTCCAGTGGCGGCTGGTTGCCGTTGATTTGCACCATGAACCTGACCAACGCCACGGGCATGATTCGTGAATTGTTCGACCTGGATATCGAGCATTTCAACGCCCTCGTCGCCCAGGCCCCGATCGGCGCCGAAGGCGTGAGCATCCTGCCATTCTTCAATGGGGAACGTGTGCCCGCCCTGCCCCACGCCACCGGCAGCGTGCTGGGCCTGACCATGAGCAACCTGACCCAAGCCAATCTGTGTCGCGCCGTGGTGGAAGGCACGACCTTCGGTTTGCGTTTCGGACTGGACCTGCTGCACCACAATGGCTTACAAAGCCGCAGCATTTGCCTGATCGGTGGTGGCTCGCAGAGCCCGGTGTGGCGACAGATCGTTGCCGACACCATGAACATGAAAGTCGTCTGCCCCGAGCAAAGCGAAGCCGCTGCCCTCGGCGCAGCGATTCAGGCAGCGTGGTGCAAATCCTGGGCAAGCGGGAACGAAGACAGTCTGGCGGACTTGTGCGAGCGTTGCGTGAAGCTCGACCTGGCCAGTGAAACCTTGCCGATTGCAGAAAACGTGGCGGCCACGCGGTTGGCCTACGAACGCTATCAACAGCATGTCGCAACCCTTTAA